The Streptomyces phaeolivaceus genome has a window encoding:
- a CDS encoding non-ribosomal peptide synthetase, whose product MSGSLHPAAARCHAVRVRSDRSPGPMDLPGLWIEDVPVPAAHPLAERRRHTELARPADAPRKVLLRYADGPHDLIVVAPRDRWDRTALGRLAAGAPIAPATAPADSAAPTTAPTTARPHAPAWGLGEDGPTVPHLFSLADGGDETTWLAALAVTLRRYDPESTPVIGTDHGCFTVERAPTLGELKPSPVDGPAFVGLLFDEAEVPGAYVPCLAPPFPLTLSVFRDADGWRLRCDHVGTDVSTEMAVQFTRHLVHVHGHVLGAPGSAVDDVDPLDEAERDRVAALGRPPHPLVGAPTGVPEAFARIVGATPNRIAVTDGAADLTYRELDDRATVLAHGLRAHGVAAGDRVGVCLERTAELLVALLAVLKTGAAYVPVDPAYPAARVAHTARDAELSVMITRLPGFPDVPGCAPVTPDELLDAAPESGEATELPAVAPDAAAYVIYTSGSTGRPKGVEVPHRNVVALIDATRDTYGFGAEDVWTWFHSSAFDFSVWEIWGCLLTGGRLVVVPYFLSREPDRFRDLLVAEKVTVLSQTPSAFAQLLDVDHTRVGIRLVVFGGEPLDARMLLPWVDRHPESVCRVVNMFGITETTVHVTHQTLTRRLALAATRSVGPALPGWHLYVTDGAGRLLPPGVAGEICVGGAGVALGYLGQEELTARRFVPDPFTGGTMYRSGDLGRLRPDGRLEHLGRIDSQVKIRGFRIELDEIRAVLLEDPDVRSAAVVARRDDSADAATARIDAYVVLAGGDASTVRKRAATLLPDHMLPATVTPLPSLPLTGNGKLDTTRLPAPTPPAVPAVPAQDTGPTTGDGLADRLRDIWGEVLGRPVGLDDDFFELGGNSLLAVRIGAALRARGLPSLRLRELYRHPTVRETAEKLASRNG is encoded by the coding sequence GTGTCAGGCTCCCTGCACCCCGCCGCCGCCCGTTGCCACGCGGTGCGTGTCCGCTCGGACCGCTCCCCGGGCCCCATGGACCTTCCGGGGCTGTGGATCGAGGACGTGCCCGTGCCGGCGGCCCACCCGCTCGCCGAGCGCCGCCGCCACACAGAGCTGGCCCGCCCGGCCGACGCGCCGCGCAAGGTCCTGCTGCGCTACGCCGACGGCCCCCACGATCTGATCGTCGTGGCCCCGCGCGACCGGTGGGACCGTACGGCCCTGGGACGGCTGGCGGCCGGTGCCCCCATCGCACCGGCAACGGCCCCGGCCGACTCCGCCGCACCCACGACCGCACCCACGACCGCACGCCCGCACGCGCCCGCCTGGGGGTTGGGCGAGGACGGCCCCACCGTCCCCCACCTCTTCTCCCTCGCCGACGGCGGCGACGAGACGACCTGGCTCGCCGCCCTCGCCGTCACCCTGCGCCGCTACGACCCCGAGAGCACACCCGTCATCGGCACGGACCACGGCTGCTTCACCGTCGAGCGGGCGCCCACCCTCGGTGAGCTGAAGCCCTCCCCCGTGGACGGTCCCGCGTTCGTCGGCCTGCTCTTCGACGAGGCGGAGGTGCCCGGCGCGTATGTGCCCTGCCTGGCACCGCCGTTCCCGCTCACCCTGTCGGTCTTCAGGGACGCCGACGGCTGGCGGCTGCGCTGCGACCACGTCGGCACCGACGTCTCCACGGAGATGGCCGTGCAGTTCACCCGGCATCTCGTACATGTGCACGGGCACGTCCTGGGCGCGCCCGGGAGCGCGGTCGACGACGTCGATCCGCTGGACGAGGCCGAACGCGACCGGGTCGCGGCGCTCGGCCGGCCGCCGCACCCCCTGGTCGGCGCCCCGACCGGCGTTCCCGAGGCGTTCGCGCGGATCGTGGGCGCGACACCGAACCGGATCGCCGTGACCGACGGCGCCGCCGATCTGACCTATCGCGAACTCGACGACCGCGCCACCGTCCTGGCGCACGGCCTGCGCGCCCATGGCGTCGCCGCCGGGGACCGGGTGGGCGTCTGCCTGGAACGCACCGCCGAACTCCTCGTCGCACTGCTCGCCGTGCTGAAGACGGGCGCGGCCTACGTGCCCGTCGACCCCGCGTACCCGGCGGCCCGCGTCGCCCACACCGCGCGGGACGCGGAACTGAGCGTGATGATCACCCGTCTGCCCGGCTTCCCGGACGTGCCGGGCTGCGCACCGGTCACTCCGGACGAACTCCTCGACGCGGCACCGGAGTCCGGCGAGGCGACCGAACTCCCCGCCGTCGCTCCCGACGCCGCCGCGTACGTCATCTACACCTCCGGCTCCACCGGCCGCCCCAAGGGCGTCGAGGTACCGCACCGCAATGTCGTCGCCCTGATCGACGCGACCCGTGACACGTACGGGTTCGGGGCCGAGGACGTGTGGACCTGGTTCCACTCCAGCGCCTTCGACTTCTCCGTGTGGGAGATCTGGGGCTGTCTACTGACCGGCGGACGCCTGGTCGTCGTCCCGTACTTCCTCTCCCGCGAGCCCGATCGCTTCCGGGACCTGCTGGTGGCCGAGAAGGTCACCGTGCTGAGCCAGACCCCGTCGGCGTTCGCGCAGTTGCTGGACGTGGACCACACCCGGGTCGGGATCCGGCTGGTCGTGTTCGGCGGCGAGCCACTGGACGCGCGCATGCTGCTGCCCTGGGTCGACCGGCATCCCGAGTCGGTCTGCCGGGTGGTGAACATGTTCGGCATCACGGAGACGACGGTCCACGTCACCCACCAGACCCTCACCCGCCGGCTGGCACTCGCCGCCACCCGCTCCGTCGGGCCCGCGCTGCCCGGCTGGCACCTGTACGTGACCGACGGGGCGGGCAGGCTGCTTCCGCCGGGCGTGGCCGGCGAGATCTGCGTCGGCGGCGCCGGTGTCGCCCTCGGCTACCTGGGCCAGGAGGAACTGACCGCCCGGCGGTTCGTACCGGACCCGTTCACCGGCGGCACGATGTACCGCAGCGGCGACCTCGGTCGGCTGCGCCCCGACGGACGCCTCGAACACCTGGGGCGGATCGACAGCCAGGTCAAGATCCGCGGCTTCCGCATCGAACTGGACGAGATCCGCGCGGTCCTGCTGGAGGACCCGGACGTGCGGTCAGCAGCCGTCGTGGCCCGCCGTGACGACTCGGCGGACGCGGCCACCGCCAGGATCGACGCGTACGTCGTCCTCGCCGGCGGCGACGCGTCCACCGTCCGCAAGCGGGCCGCGACCCTCCTGCCCGACCACATGCTCCCCGCGACGGTCACCCCCCTGCCCTCCCTGCCCCTGACGGGCAACGGAAAGCTCGACACGACCCGGCTCCCGGCACCGACACCCCCCGCGGTCCCGGCGGTCCCGGCGCAGGACACCGGGCCCACCACGGGCGACGGCCTCGCCGACCGGCTCCGGGACATCTGGGGCGAGGTGCTGGGCAGGCCCGTCGGTCTCGACGACGACTTCTTCGAACTGGGCGGCAACTCGCTGCTGGCCGTACGCATCGGCGCGGCCCTCCGCGCCCGGGGCCTGCCGTCGCTGCGCCTACGGGAGCTGTACCGCCACCCGACCGTCCGGGAGACGGCCGAGAAACTCGCCTCCCGGAACGGCTGA
- a CDS encoding SDR family oxidoreductase: protein MRLHGKSVLVTGAARGLGRATAFACAAEGADLTLLDLCADLPGVPYPLGTPGQLEHTAALCREAGAAVLTTVADIRDLRAVREAVTRAEDRFGRIDVAVNNAGIAAPSGKPVHEIGEEEWSLMIDVDLSGAWRVIREVGKAMSARRSGSIVNIASTAGLVGYRHFAGYVAAKHAVVGLTKAAALDYAPTKVRVNAVCPGSVRDDARAEGRMLAEIARALDVPVDEHEKTFVEAQPMNALIEPEDVASAVVFLASDESRQITGSVLTVDGGFSAR, encoded by the coding sequence ATGCGTCTGCACGGCAAGTCCGTCCTCGTCACCGGCGCCGCCCGCGGCCTCGGCAGGGCCACCGCGTTCGCCTGTGCCGCCGAGGGCGCCGATCTGACCCTGCTGGACCTCTGCGCCGACCTGCCCGGGGTGCCCTATCCGCTGGGCACCCCGGGGCAGTTGGAACACACCGCCGCGCTGTGCCGGGAGGCGGGCGCGGCCGTCCTCACCACGGTCGCCGACATCCGTGACCTGCGTGCCGTACGGGAGGCGGTGACCCGGGCCGAGGACCGGTTCGGCCGGATCGATGTCGCCGTCAACAACGCGGGCATCGCGGCCCCCTCGGGCAAGCCGGTGCACGAGATCGGCGAGGAGGAGTGGTCCCTGATGATCGACGTGGACCTCTCCGGGGCCTGGCGGGTGATCCGCGAGGTCGGCAAGGCGATGAGCGCCCGGCGGTCCGGCAGCATCGTCAACATCGCCTCCACCGCCGGGCTCGTCGGCTATCGGCACTTCGCCGGGTACGTCGCCGCCAAGCACGCCGTCGTCGGACTGACCAAGGCCGCCGCGCTCGACTACGCGCCCACGAAGGTGCGGGTGAACGCGGTCTGCCCCGGCTCGGTACGCGACGACGCGCGGGCCGAGGGCCGCATGCTGGCCGAGATCGCCAGGGCGCTCGACGTACCGGTGGACGAGCACGAGAAGACCTTCGTCGAGGCACAGCCGATGAACGCGCTGATCGAGCCCGAGGACGTCGCGTCGGCGGTGGTCTTCCTCGCCTCGGACGAGTCCCGGCAGATCACCGGTTCGGTCCTGACCGTGGACGGCGGGTTCAGCGCCCGCTGA
- a CDS encoding thioesterase II family protein, giving the protein MTTHDTTKLICLPYAGAGASFYRPWTALAGDAVEIVPLQLPGRERLIDEEPYRDAHQAVDGLLSELRERLGDDGARVALFGHSLGAVLAYELAHRLIAEPGVELVHLFVSGSPEPARGRERRATGLSDKQFLAQVGEFAGYHHPALDDPEMREMILPALRADVEMHENYAPSTGLPLDAPLTVVRGEDDDLVGYDDAEFWSKVAGRDFEHVEVPGGHMYLTDAAPALVRLIVSTVL; this is encoded by the coding sequence GTGACCACGCATGACACGACCAAGCTGATCTGCCTGCCGTACGCCGGGGCGGGCGCCTCCTTCTACCGGCCCTGGACGGCCCTGGCCGGGGACGCGGTGGAGATCGTGCCCCTGCAACTGCCGGGCCGTGAACGGCTGATCGACGAGGAGCCCTACCGGGACGCGCACCAGGCCGTCGACGGTCTCCTGTCCGAGTTGCGGGAGCGGCTCGGCGACGACGGGGCCAGGGTGGCCCTGTTCGGGCACAGCCTCGGCGCGGTGCTCGCCTACGAACTCGCTCACCGGCTGATCGCCGAGCCCGGCGTCGAGCTGGTCCACCTGTTCGTGAGCGGATCACCGGAACCGGCGCGCGGGCGCGAGCGGCGGGCCACCGGTCTGTCCGACAAGCAATTCCTCGCCCAGGTAGGCGAGTTCGCGGGCTATCACCATCCCGCGCTGGACGACCCGGAGATGCGCGAGATGATCCTGCCCGCCCTGCGCGCGGACGTCGAGATGCACGAGAACTACGCGCCCTCCACCGGCCTCCCGCTGGACGCCCCGCTCACGGTCGTCCGCGGCGAGGACGACGATCTCGTCGGCTACGACGACGCCGAGTTCTGGAGCAAGGTCGCGGGCCGGGACTTCGAGCACGTCGAGGTCCCCGGCGGCCACATGTACCTCACCGACGCCGCGCCCGCGCTGGTCCGGCTGATCGTCTCGACGGTCCTGTAG
- a CDS encoding LLM class F420-dependent oxidoreductase: MPVPTLRLGLNLGYWVGGNDASNLPLATLAEDLGYSAVWVSEAYGSDAVTVMSWIAARTSRIDVGSAVLQIPARSPAMTAMTAATLDTLSGGRLRLGLGVSGPQVSEGWHGVRFASPLGRTREYVGLVRRALRREPLAHEGRHFTLPLPDGPGKALALTIRPPRERIPVYLAALGPKNLELAGEIADGWLPVFFSPDHAAQQLRPLKAGLAKSGRTLDGFDIAPGVPLVTGADWRTCARRVRGYAALYLGGMGGREDNHYTRLAERMGFGTEARAVQERFLAGDYPGAMAAVPLAFLDATSLLGPRERIAERMTAFAEAGVSTLNLMPVGPGLPGPDRAADALRVAVEAAELAGLLTSEPRPGSPRSTTPRSQGTHEARHSQGETRTRDHA, translated from the coding sequence ATGCCCGTGCCCACCCTGCGTCTCGGCCTCAACCTCGGCTACTGGGTCGGCGGCAACGACGCCTCCAACCTCCCGCTCGCCACCCTCGCCGAAGACCTCGGCTACTCGGCGGTGTGGGTCTCGGAGGCCTACGGATCCGACGCCGTCACCGTCATGTCATGGATCGCCGCCCGCACCTCCCGCATCGACGTCGGCAGCGCGGTCCTGCAGATCCCCGCCCGCTCGCCCGCGATGACGGCGATGACCGCCGCCACCCTCGACACCCTCTCCGGCGGACGGCTCAGGCTCGGCCTCGGAGTCTCCGGCCCCCAGGTCTCGGAGGGCTGGCACGGCGTCAGGTTCGCCTCGCCGCTGGGCCGTACCCGCGAATACGTCGGCCTCGTGCGCCGCGCGCTGCGCCGGGAACCCCTCGCCCACGAAGGCCGCCACTTCACGCTCCCCCTGCCGGACGGCCCCGGCAAGGCCCTCGCCCTGACCATCCGGCCGCCCCGCGAGCGGATCCCCGTCTATCTGGCCGCCCTGGGCCCGAAGAACCTGGAGCTGGCCGGGGAGATCGCCGACGGCTGGCTCCCCGTGTTCTTCTCCCCCGACCACGCCGCCCAGCAGCTACGGCCCCTCAAGGCCGGCCTCGCCAAGTCGGGGCGCACCCTCGACGGGTTCGACATCGCCCCCGGGGTCCCCCTGGTCACCGGCGCCGACTGGCGGACCTGCGCCCGCCGGGTACGCGGGTACGCCGCGCTCTACCTCGGCGGCATGGGCGGACGGGAGGACAACCACTACACCCGGCTCGCCGAGCGCATGGGGTTCGGCACCGAGGCCCGTGCCGTCCAGGAGAGGTTCCTCGCCGGCGACTACCCCGGCGCCATGGCCGCCGTACCGCTCGCGTTCCTCGACGCCACCTCGCTGCTCGGGCCCCGGGAGCGCATCGCCGAACGGATGACGGCGTTCGCCGAGGCCGGTGTCAGCACGCTCAACCTGATGCCGGTGGGTCCGGGCCTGCCCGGCCCGGACCGCGCCGCCGACGCGCTGCGCGTCGCCGTCGAGGCGGCGGAACTCGCCGGACTGCTCACGTCCGAACCTCGCCCCGGAAGTCCCCGCTCCACAACTCCCCGCTCACAAGGCACACATGAAGCACGCCACTCACAAGGAGAGACCCGTACCCGTGACCACGCATGA
- a CDS encoding ABC transporter permease, giving the protein MNAPVRAPDTTTPPSDRGDGGPHPTATARGTANSTATAASTTLRPTPARRNPVLQVVAESADLALRNLLRLRRTPGLLISCLVEPVVYALLIGYVFGNSLGGHAYRSYMMGGLIAQTVAFTTTFTTVGLSRDLEEGMVDRFRALPISRVSLLLGRTTSDLTTCLASVAVTTTCGLLMGWRAHTGPFGIAAGVLLVLLFSFAMSWIGVFVSLIAPNAQVAGSLGLIWLFPATFISSGFVSGSTLPGPLPTVAAWNPITSLAGALRELFGNTPPPGFRVQHDWPAQHPVLYTAGCSVLLIAVFVTLATWRYRTRTSR; this is encoded by the coding sequence ATGAACGCCCCCGTACGCGCCCCTGACACCACCACACCCCCGTCCGACCGGGGCGACGGCGGCCCGCATCCGACCGCCACCGCCAGGGGCACCGCCAATAGCACCGCCACTGCCGCCTCCACCACCCTCCGCCCGACCCCCGCCCGTCGGAACCCCGTGCTCCAGGTGGTCGCGGAGAGCGCGGACCTCGCCCTGCGCAATCTGCTGCGTCTGCGGCGCACCCCGGGCCTGCTCATCTCCTGCCTCGTCGAGCCGGTCGTCTACGCCCTGCTCATCGGGTACGTCTTCGGCAACAGCCTGGGCGGCCACGCCTACCGCTCCTACATGATGGGCGGTCTGATCGCCCAGACGGTGGCCTTCACCACGACCTTCACCACGGTCGGGCTCTCCAGGGACCTGGAGGAGGGGATGGTCGACCGCTTCCGCGCCCTTCCGATCTCCCGGGTGTCCCTGCTGCTGGGCCGGACCACCTCCGACCTCACCACCTGTCTGGCGAGTGTCGCCGTCACCACCACCTGCGGCCTGCTGATGGGCTGGCGGGCGCACACCGGCCCCTTCGGGATCGCCGCCGGGGTCCTGCTGGTGCTGCTGTTCTCCTTCGCGATGTCGTGGATCGGCGTGTTCGTCTCCCTCATCGCGCCGAACGCCCAGGTGGCGGGTAGTCTCGGGCTGATCTGGCTGTTCCCGGCGACATTCATCTCCTCCGGGTTCGTCTCCGGCTCGACCCTGCCGGGCCCGCTGCCCACCGTGGCCGCCTGGAACCCGATCACCTCGCTCGCGGGCGCCCTGCGCGAGCTCTTCGGCAACACTCCCCCGCCGGGCTTCCGCGTCCAGCACGACTGGCCCGCCCAGCACCCCGTCCTGTACACCGCGGGCTGCTCGGTGCTGCTCATCGCCGTCTTCGTCACCCTGGCGACCTGGCGCTACCGCACCCGTACGAGCCGCTGA
- a CDS encoding ABC transporter ATP-binding protein, producing MHASSRSAIAIEGLHKKYRTNHALRGVELEVRTGEVMGLLGPNGAGKTTLVKILTTLLRPDHGHAYVNGWNVSAEPEKVRATIGMAGQYSTVDGLLTGFENLYLLAKLRGVGRRTARRVADDLLSRFRLTDVAGRPVGAYSGGMRRRLDLAAALVGSPPLVVLDEPTTGLDPESRLDTWEAVSELAAAGTTILLTTQYLEEADRLADRITVIDRGRVVAEGTSDSLKSAAGNRLVVCVAQEHQLDAAARAVARATGATPTVDRRARRVEAPAADGRAALARALAALENENDADAEDVEDVEVLEIGLIRCTLDDVFLGLTGHARHSDHAGHAGHAGHAGHGHRHTDREATP from the coding sequence GTGCATGCGTCAAGCAGGTCGGCCATCGCCATCGAGGGCCTCCATAAGAAATACCGGACAAACCATGCGTTACGCGGAGTCGAACTGGAGGTGAGAACCGGTGAGGTCATGGGCCTGCTGGGGCCGAACGGAGCCGGTAAGACCACTCTGGTAAAGATTCTGACCACTCTTCTCAGGCCGGATCACGGACACGCTTATGTGAATGGCTGGAATGTTTCCGCGGAACCGGAGAAGGTACGTGCGACCATCGGAATGGCCGGCCAGTATTCGACGGTCGACGGGCTGTTGACCGGCTTCGAGAATCTGTATCTCCTCGCGAAACTGCGTGGTGTGGGCCGCCGTACGGCCCGCCGTGTCGCCGACGATCTGCTCTCCCGCTTCCGGCTCACGGACGTGGCCGGGCGCCCGGTCGGGGCCTACTCCGGCGGTATGCGCCGCCGGCTCGATCTGGCCGCCGCGCTGGTCGGTTCCCCGCCCCTGGTCGTGCTGGACGAGCCCACCACCGGGCTCGACCCCGAGAGCAGACTGGACACCTGGGAGGCGGTCTCCGAGCTCGCCGCCGCCGGCACCACGATCCTGCTGACCACCCAGTACCTGGAGGAGGCGGACCGCCTCGCCGACCGGATCACCGTCATCGACCGGGGCCGAGTGGTGGCCGAGGGCACCAGCGACTCGCTCAAGTCCGCCGCCGGGAACCGGCTCGTCGTGTGCGTCGCCCAGGAACACCAGCTCGACGCCGCCGCCCGCGCCGTCGCACGGGCGACCGGCGCCACCCCGACGGTGGACCGTCGCGCCCGGCGGGTGGAGGCGCCCGCCGCCGACGGCCGGGCCGCACTCGCCCGCGCCCTCGCCGCGCTGGAGAACGAGAACGACGCGGATGCCGAGGACGTCGAGGACGTCGAGGTACTGGAGATCGGCCTCATCCGCTGCACCCTCGACGACGTGTTCCTCGGTCTGACCGGCCACGCCCGCCACTCCGACCACGCCGGTCACGCCGGTCACGCCGGTCACGCCGGTCACGGGCATCGTCACACGGATCGGGAGGCCACCCCATGA
- a CDS encoding fatty acyl-AMP ligase: MRELLTELMEQAARNPQQPAVTFISDFSDIGGTVRDRAALDLHSRRIASWLRERFSPGDRALLPYSPGIEFTTAFSACVYAGVIAVPAPLPGRYRHERRRLAAIARDAGVRVVLTQRGDLPDVEKWFAEEGIVGAVCHTTDTGEGDPDAWTAPEVSPDTLALLQYTSGSTGDPKGVMVTHGNLVANVERMADTFRNDGETTYGGWIPLYHDMGLIGLMLPGLLCGDGYVQMDPMSFLRRPYHWLRMLDAHGVGFTAAPDFGYEMCARRVTDEQLATLDLSRVKFADGSEPVRAEVVTAFTERFAAAGLRPDALIPVYGLAEATLMASGTSGRPALRTGVDAKALENRVLRPATGTEPSRVLVGCGAPTGSDALIVDPGTGEALPDGRIGEIWLDGPCVTAGYWDNDDATDATFHARTSDGRGPFLRTGDLGALLDGDLYITGRSKDVLVLHGRNLHPSDIEYELRSQHEELEGLHGAVFLVGDDDRVDIAPSVVAVHEIRAHWGAERHGRIAVDMKQTVAREFGVPVAAVALVRPGGVRRTTSGKVQRAAMRALYLTGELDTLHLGEDPLLTAALAERRRVTGR, from the coding sequence GTGCGAGAATTACTCACGGAGCTGATGGAGCAGGCAGCGCGTAATCCGCAGCAGCCTGCTGTGACCTTTATTTCGGATTTCAGTGACATCGGCGGTACGGTACGCGATCGCGCGGCGCTCGATCTGCATTCACGGCGTATCGCGTCGTGGCTCCGGGAGAGATTCTCCCCAGGGGACCGGGCACTTCTCCCCTACTCCCCGGGGATCGAATTCACCACCGCGTTCTCCGCCTGTGTGTACGCCGGGGTCATCGCGGTGCCGGCCCCGCTCCCGGGCCGCTACCGGCACGAGCGCCGCCGCCTCGCCGCCATCGCCCGGGACGCCGGAGTGCGCGTCGTCCTGACCCAGCGCGGCGATCTGCCGGACGTCGAGAAGTGGTTCGCCGAGGAAGGCATCGTCGGCGCGGTCTGCCACACCACGGACACCGGCGAGGGCGACCCGGACGCCTGGACCGCCCCCGAGGTGTCGCCCGACACCCTGGCACTGCTCCAGTACACCTCCGGATCGACCGGCGACCCCAAGGGCGTCATGGTCACCCACGGCAACCTGGTCGCCAACGTCGAGCGCATGGCCGACACCTTCCGCAACGACGGCGAGACGACCTACGGCGGCTGGATCCCGCTCTACCACGACATGGGCCTGATCGGCCTGATGCTGCCCGGCCTCCTGTGCGGCGACGGCTATGTGCAGATGGACCCCATGTCCTTCCTGCGCCGCCCCTACCACTGGCTGCGGATGCTGGACGCCCACGGCGTCGGCTTCACCGCCGCGCCCGACTTCGGCTACGAGATGTGCGCCCGCCGGGTCACCGACGAGCAGCTCGCCACGCTCGACCTGTCCCGGGTCAAGTTCGCCGACGGCTCCGAACCGGTCCGCGCCGAAGTCGTCACCGCCTTCACCGAGCGCTTCGCCGCCGCGGGACTGCGGCCCGACGCGCTCATCCCGGTGTACGGCCTCGCCGAGGCGACCCTGATGGCGTCGGGCACCAGCGGACGGCCGGCGCTGCGGACCGGCGTCGACGCCAAGGCACTGGAGAACCGGGTCCTCAGACCGGCCACCGGCACGGAACCCTCCCGTGTACTCGTCGGATGCGGGGCACCGACCGGCTCCGACGCGCTGATCGTCGACCCCGGCACCGGCGAGGCGCTGCCCGACGGCCGCATCGGCGAGATCTGGCTCGACGGCCCCTGCGTCACCGCGGGCTACTGGGACAACGACGACGCCACCGACGCCACGTTCCACGCCCGCACGAGCGACGGACGCGGCCCGTTCCTGCGCACCGGCGACCTCGGCGCCCTGCTCGACGGCGACCTCTACATCACCGGCCGCAGCAAGGACGTCCTCGTCCTGCACGGACGCAACCTCCACCCTTCGGACATCGAGTACGAACTCCGTTCCCAGCACGAGGAGTTGGAGGGCCTGCACGGCGCGGTCTTCCTGGTCGGCGACGACGACCGGGTGGACATCGCCCCGTCCGTCGTCGCCGTCCACGAGATCCGCGCCCACTGGGGTGCGGAGCGCCACGGGCGGATCGCCGTCGACATGAAGCAGACCGTGGCCCGTGAGTTCGGCGTCCCCGTCGCGGCGGTCGCCCTGGTCCGGCCCGGCGGCGTCCGACGCACCACGAGCGGCAAGGTGCAGCGCGCGGCCATGCGCGCCCTCTATCTCACCGGCGAACTGGACACCCTCCACCTCGGCGAGGACCCGCTGCTCACCGCCGCCCTGGCCGAACGCCGGCGGGTGACCGGGCGATGA
- a CDS encoding acyl-CoA dehydrogenase family protein, which produces MTTTADLETLLAAHEDDAFAPEALAGLDDREEFPAGAVRVLDDAGLPAHYVLPPDGDLGETVRLLRAVARRDLTVAVAHGKTFLGAAPVWVAGTPDQAARLADRVRAGEPVCWGLTERDHGADLMAGEFAATADTERGAGGLADASGLGGESGVAGVSAAGWRLTGEKWLINNATRSTLACVLARTDPAGGARGFSLFLVDKRELPEGAWRNLPKVRTHGIRGADISGFALDDVPVPADALIGQEGDGIPVVLKTLQLTRVTCAALSLGAADHALRLARDFATGRELYGRRLADVPHVRRILGRAAAAALVAEAVSLLSVRSVHTLPGELSAISALTKAFVPTLTQETLASLGELLGVRGFLTSPPGGGFAKLERDHRICAIFDGSTAVNRAALLNQMPRLARQLSRRRTDAEGLRTAADLAAPLPPFAPDRLTLLSVTGCSAVQALPELAARLRRHEPPGTGPLLDRLLTELVCLETDLADFVPVAGGLPSTAFRLAEAYERAYASAACLLLWLENPTLRTGRLGGDGLWLRACLTVLLGVDDSEVLDALTDVVLRTPAPEFTLLGGAA; this is translated from the coding sequence ATGACCACCACGGCCGACCTGGAGACCCTGCTCGCGGCCCACGAGGACGACGCCTTCGCACCCGAGGCGCTCGCCGGGCTCGACGACCGGGAGGAGTTCCCCGCCGGAGCAGTCCGTGTCCTCGACGACGCCGGGCTGCCCGCCCACTACGTACTGCCCCCGGACGGCGACCTCGGCGAGACGGTACGGCTGCTGCGCGCGGTCGCCCGCCGCGATCTGACCGTGGCCGTCGCCCACGGCAAGACGTTCCTCGGAGCGGCACCGGTATGGGTGGCGGGCACCCCGGACCAGGCCGCCCGGCTCGCCGACCGGGTACGCGCCGGCGAACCGGTCTGCTGGGGCCTGACCGAACGCGACCACGGCGCCGACCTGATGGCGGGCGAGTTCGCGGCGACGGCCGACACCGAGCGGGGCGCCGGGGGCCTCGCGGATGCGAGTGGCCTCGGGGGCGAGAGCGGTGTCGCGGGGGTGAGCGCTGCCGGCTGGCGGCTCACCGGGGAGAAATGGCTCATCAACAACGCCACCCGCTCCACCCTCGCCTGCGTCCTCGCCCGCACCGACCCGGCGGGCGGCGCACGCGGCTTCAGCCTCTTCCTCGTCGACAAGCGCGAACTGCCCGAAGGGGCCTGGCGGAACCTGCCGAAGGTCCGTACGCACGGCATCCGGGGCGCCGACATCAGCGGCTTCGCCCTGGACGACGTCCCCGTCCCCGCCGACGCGCTGATCGGACAGGAGGGCGACGGGATCCCCGTGGTCCTCAAGACACTCCAGCTCACCCGCGTCACCTGCGCAGCGCTCTCCCTCGGCGCCGCCGACCACGCCCTGCGCCTGGCCCGCGACTTCGCGACCGGACGCGAACTGTACGGCCGCCGCCTCGCCGACGTCCCGCACGTACGCCGCATCCTCGGCCGCGCCGCCGCAGCCGCACTCGTCGCGGAGGCGGTGAGCCTGCTCTCCGTCCGCTCGGTGCACACGCTGCCCGGGGAACTGAGCGCGATCTCGGCGCTCACCAAGGCATTCGTCCCGACCCTCACCCAGGAGACACTGGCCTCGCTCGGCGAACTGCTGGGCGTACGCGGCTTCCTCACCTCACCGCCGGGCGGCGGCTTCGCCAAGCTGGAGCGCGACCACCGTATCTGCGCGATCTTCGACGGCAGTACGGCCGTCAACCGTGCCGCCCTCCTGAACCAGATGCCGCGCCTGGCAAGGCAGTTGAGCCGCCGCCGGACCGACGCGGAGGGCCTGCGCACAGCCGCCGACCTCGCCGCCCCGCTGCCCCCGTTCGCCCCCGACCGTCTGACGCTGCTGTCCGTGACGGGATGCAGCGCCGTGCAGGCCCTGCCGGAACTCGCGGCGCGCCTACGGCGGCACGAGCCGCCCGGGACGGGCCCGCTGCTCGACCGCCTGCTCACCGAACTAGTCTGCCTGGAAACGGACTTGGCGGACTTCGTCCCCGTGGCCGGTGGCCTGCCCAGCACCGCCTTCCGCCTCGCCGAGGCATACGAACGCGCCTACGCCTCGGCCGCCTGTCTGCTCCTGTGGCTGGAGAACCCGACCCTGCGCACGGGACGGCTCGGCGGCGACGGGCTGTGGCTGCGGGCCTGCCTGACCGTCCTGCTCGGCGTGGACGACAGCGAGGTTCTCGACGCCCTGACCGATGTCGTCCTCCGCACACCCGCACCGGAGTTCACCCTGCTGGGAGGTGCCGCATGA